A region of Fibrobacter succinogenes subsp. succinogenes S85 DNA encodes the following proteins:
- a CDS encoding SpvB/TcaC N-terminal domain-containing protein — protein sequence MAEQQKGSESKDSQDKSWFLSGPVLSTGRGGGALRGTKGEFNCDAHTGSAKLSIPLPFTPDREGVVPPVSLSYDSGNGNGAFGLGWNLGCPRIERSTSRRLPLYMDSEDSDVFTLSGADLVCIAEEKRGTTTVRHYRLQSESQFSRIEFRKESGGETSFCVFGSDGSQSIYGDSAESRIEDPQYPGHVFAYLVSRSEDALGNVVRYRYCADGANRHLLQVLYGNRASRTTSSSPDDFHLGLVFAYAGRNDVYVNRKPGFDVRCSLRCESVTLYHGFGSAPLFSDGNKVRSLSFQYTAGCGGVSLLEKVVESGHRVLADGTAESESLPPMTFSYFPFVLGKEWREFDRSSVSDIPGGFTSAEWVDLYGEGIAGLLMDCGGKWYFKHNLGNGRLSSASEVGDRPVPGTPSGLTDVEGNGVLALVENGGANAGASFLDESGKFGPRKKFGSVPWIDWEKSDIKFMDLDGDGRSEVVVAEDGRIRVYLSGGMKGYGNAIYRYFTEPGEKPVLVSKSPDEAVFAADMTGDGLADLVRVRFSQVCYWPNYGHGRFGSAIYMDNAPVLGGFKDFNPANLIVADIDGSGTTDLLYREGDRLHIYRNCLGKSFELVDTVTLPGKGGTVKSADVLGTGLSTIVFGSPLFADSSASPRYLPLQGGRTNVMSGYTNGTGAQVDIEYTPSTAYYLKDKLSGNPWTTKLPYVVQCVSKVVSRDLVTGWDRTETYAYRDGYHDPDFREFRGFGSVVLREHECGIDPETDQDIRETRTDFYLGRSSDRPTLDCAQAMTTRQWQEGCRSFQGMPKSRKVLSVNRDGTEIKEFSTTSWTYRAKFIMEARLPGDRFRNGSCWQCIQESETASFRESADDTPRTNASFTLATDAYGRPLLSASVWYGRGGSKPDDVPDVVWNEQKKNFVTFTETGYTQDCEHSSGKFRMGLQESTVSYEKTGHAASDLENAQSLNALFADATRPRRVLAREDVVFYDDALSSPRTDGTCGLAGLVYERYGLAFESQALSSIYGNSVDASDMAAAGYVLRDGDWYRRSGRNVYAQDAASNFYRPCGIEDAFGNLASVAYDTYSWLAESVTDAVGNTVSADNDYRYMSPRTVTDANGNRTAVDWTPLGFVSKVALMGKAGQPEGDTLDSPTEEFIYDFNCFETSSTPIHVRTRRREVHGSSTCRWLESVEYSDGAGRVVLAKAVAEPGKYKTLENGSVVEKDSGTDVRWVGSGRTIYNNAGNPVKQYEPYFSGTDAYESEPAIVETGVTPVLHYDPLDRLVRTDLPDGTFSRAEFATWEQRSFDQDDTVLESAWYADRNSPDPTGNEPASSEKRAAWLAAKHADTPSVEYLDAQGRPFYGIADNGTRGRYATHTVFDVLGNPLSVTDARGNVVMAYAYNSLSVACRTDSMDAGERRTLLAVDSQPALGFDARNHRLRSVYDALRRPTEQWLGENGGTEKLVGRTVYGENSPNPDAGNLRGMMWKAYDQSGLVENVAYDFKGNLLQSSRQFTKAYNQTIDWNVADPDALLEAETFTTVTAYDALNRATSIRTPHNAGVPASEILPAYNEASLLESVDVKLRGSGTATNFVQNIDYDAKGQRERIQYGNGSTTGYTYDGKTFRLKRLLTTRNNGADILQDLNYTYDAAGNVAQIDDNAQQTIFFNGSVVSPNQKFEYDALYRLIKATGREHVSVNADSEPEAEGYNTALISPQDGTAMRNYAREWEYDGVGNILSIIHNANGNAWTRTNAYATDSNRLTGTTVGQTTANFAYNAHGSMTSMPHLSAMDWDFAEKLSHISRGTTEAYYNYDGNGIRTRKVVEKNGSVEIRLYLGGFEIWRKTVNGTLETERETLHVMDDQKRIAIVETLTVENGNRAAAPAPVQRYQLDNHLGSASLELDDSANIISYEEYYPYGDTSYRAGRSASEVSQKRYRYTGKEKDEESSLYYCEQRYYAAHISRWVSTDPTWLEDGINLYAYVNGNPVSGVDPSGTNEENVVDQEQKNVNRVSTSEKNIQQDDHHSISNEMIKKINEFGWYTGAVCFDLAVAAAEDAASQKYTGAHVGRVKDKKDYAIGGVWKEAPKQPKNYRNLSIRKGVAENMLSYIKASIDKGLPVVVGVSIGIKAEDENGRMINEGVTEHFLVLTSYDVKDGKVVGFSGIDNSDHKPPTVNFTVNEKTGAIEKAKPKKITADNRRYVDSYKYTVTQVRLWKGVEGLKPMSSKGVW from the coding sequence CGAGGATGCGCTCGGCAATGTCGTGCGCTACCGCTATTGCGCGGACGGCGCGAACCGCCATCTGCTGCAGGTCCTCTACGGGAACAGGGCTTCCCGAACTACGAGTTCATCGCCGGACGATTTCCATCTCGGTCTCGTGTTTGCTTATGCGGGACGTAACGATGTCTATGTGAACCGCAAGCCCGGATTCGACGTGCGCTGCTCGCTCCGGTGCGAGTCCGTGACGCTGTACCACGGCTTCGGTTCCGCCCCGCTCTTTTCCGACGGGAACAAGGTCCGGTCGCTTTCTTTCCAGTACACAGCCGGATGCGGCGGGGTCTCGCTTCTGGAGAAGGTCGTCGAGAGCGGGCACCGTGTACTGGCCGACGGGACTGCGGAATCCGAGAGCCTTCCGCCGATGACGTTCAGCTATTTCCCTTTCGTGCTCGGCAAGGAATGGCGTGAGTTCGACCGTAGCTCGGTGAGCGATATTCCCGGCGGCTTCACGTCCGCCGAATGGGTTGACCTCTACGGCGAGGGCATCGCCGGCCTGCTCATGGACTGCGGCGGCAAATGGTACTTTAAGCACAATCTGGGGAACGGCCGCCTGTCTTCCGCTTCGGAAGTGGGCGACAGGCCTGTTCCGGGTACACCTTCCGGCCTTACCGATGTCGAGGGCAACGGGGTCCTCGCGCTTGTCGAGAACGGTGGCGCGAACGCCGGCGCGTCCTTCCTCGACGAATCCGGAAAGTTCGGGCCGCGCAAGAAGTTTGGGAGTGTTCCGTGGATTGACTGGGAAAAATCCGACATAAAGTTCATGGATTTGGACGGCGACGGGCGTAGCGAAGTCGTTGTCGCCGAGGATGGCAGGATACGCGTGTATCTCTCCGGCGGCATGAAGGGTTACGGGAACGCCATCTACAGGTACTTTACCGAACCGGGCGAGAAGCCCGTGCTTGTCTCGAAGTCTCCCGATGAGGCGGTGTTCGCCGCCGACATGACGGGCGACGGTCTCGCCGACCTCGTGCGTGTCCGGTTCTCGCAGGTATGCTACTGGCCTAACTACGGCCACGGACGCTTTGGTTCGGCAATTTATATGGACAACGCGCCTGTTTTGGGCGGCTTCAAGGATTTCAATCCCGCGAACCTGATTGTTGCGGACATTGACGGTTCGGGGACCACGGACTTGCTATACCGTGAGGGCGACCGTCTCCATATCTACCGCAACTGTCTCGGGAAATCGTTCGAGCTTGTCGATACGGTCACGCTTCCCGGCAAGGGCGGGACGGTGAAGTCTGCGGACGTTCTCGGAACAGGGCTTTCTACCATCGTGTTCGGCTCCCCGCTGTTCGCCGATTCGTCCGCATCGCCGCGCTACCTGCCGCTGCAGGGCGGGCGTACCAACGTCATGTCGGGCTACACGAACGGGACGGGTGCGCAAGTCGATATCGAGTACACGCCGAGTACGGCCTATTACCTCAAGGACAAACTGTCCGGGAATCCGTGGACTACGAAGTTGCCGTACGTGGTCCAGTGCGTCTCCAAGGTCGTGTCGAGGGATCTCGTCACGGGCTGGGACCGCACCGAGACCTACGCCTACCGCGACGGCTATCACGACCCGGATTTCCGCGAGTTCAGGGGCTTCGGTTCCGTGGTGCTGCGCGAGCACGAGTGCGGCATCGACCCGGAAACCGACCAGGATATTCGCGAGACAAGGACGGATTTTTATTTAGGCAGATCGTCGGATAGGCCCACGCTGGATTGCGCCCAGGCGATGACTACCCGCCAGTGGCAGGAAGGCTGCCGCTCGTTCCAGGGGATGCCGAAAAGCCGCAAAGTCCTTTCCGTCAACAGGGACGGGACGGAAATCAAGGAATTTTCCACGACATCGTGGACCTATCGGGCAAAATTTATCATGGAAGCCCGCTTGCCGGGCGACCGATTCCGCAACGGTTCCTGCTGGCAGTGCATCCAGGAATCCGAGACGGCCTCGTTCCGGGAATCTGCCGACGACACGCCGCGCACGAACGCCTCGTTTACACTGGCTACGGATGCGTACGGGAGGCCACTCCTCTCGGCCTCGGTCTGGTACGGTCGCGGAGGTTCGAAGCCGGACGACGTGCCCGATGTCGTGTGGAACGAACAGAAGAAGAACTTTGTGACTTTCACCGAGACTGGCTATACCCAGGATTGCGAGCACTCTTCGGGCAAGTTCCGCATGGGCCTACAGGAAAGTACCGTGTCTTACGAGAAGACCGGCCATGCCGCGTCCGACCTGGAAAATGCGCAATCCCTGAACGCGCTGTTCGCGGATGCGACCAGGCCGCGCAGGGTCCTGGCCCGCGAAGATGTCGTCTTTTACGACGACGCCCTATCCTCGCCGCGCACCGACGGCACGTGCGGCCTCGCGGGGCTGGTTTACGAGCGCTACGGGCTCGCCTTCGAGTCGCAGGCCCTGTCCTCGATTTACGGGAACTCCGTGGACGCGAGCGACATGGCCGCGGCGGGGTATGTCCTCCGCGACGGCGACTGGTACCGCCGTTCCGGCAGGAACGTCTATGCGCAGGATGCCGCGTCGAACTTCTATCGGCCCTGCGGGATCGAGGACGCCTTCGGGAACCTCGCTTCCGTCGCCTACGATACGTATTCATGGCTCGCGGAGTCCGTCACGGACGCCGTGGGGAACACCGTCTCCGCCGACAACGATTACCGTTACATGTCTCCTCGGACGGTCACGGACGCGAACGGCAACCGGACCGCGGTGGACTGGACACCCCTCGGCTTCGTCTCGAAGGTCGCCCTGATGGGCAAGGCGGGGCAGCCGGAAGGCGATACGCTCGACAGCCCCACCGAGGAGTTTATATACGATTTCAACTGTTTCGAAACATCGTCTACGCCAATCCACGTGCGAACCCGTCGCCGCGAGGTGCACGGATCGTCCACTTGCAGGTGGCTGGAGTCCGTCGAGTATTCGGACGGTGCGGGCCGCGTCGTGCTCGCCAAGGCCGTCGCGGAACCCGGCAAGTACAAAACGCTTGAAAATGGCTCAGTCGTCGAGAAGGACAGCGGGACGGATGTCCGCTGGGTCGGTTCCGGCCGCACCATCTACAACAACGCGGGCAATCCCGTCAAGCAGTACGAGCCGTATTTCAGCGGGACGGACGCCTACGAGAGCGAACCCGCCATCGTCGAGACCGGGGTCACGCCCGTGCTGCACTACGACCCGCTCGACAGGCTCGTGCGCACGGATTTGCCGGACGGGACGTTCAGCAGGGCGGAATTCGCCACGTGGGAACAGAGGAGTTTCGACCAAGACGACACCGTGCTGGAAAGCGCCTGGTACGCGGACAGGAACTCGCCGGACCCGACAGGGAACGAACCCGCAAGCTCCGAAAAGCGGGCCGCATGGCTCGCCGCAAAGCATGCTGACACTCCTTCCGTGGAGTATCTGGACGCGCAGGGCCGCCCGTTCTACGGTATCGCGGACAACGGGACGCGGGGCAGGTATGCTACGCATACTGTGTTCGACGTTTTGGGCAACCCGCTTTCCGTGACGGACGCCCGCGGCAACGTGGTGATGGCCTACGCCTACAACTCCCTTTCCGTGGCCTGCCGGACGGACAGCATGGACGCCGGCGAGCGCAGGACGCTTCTTGCCGTGGACAGCCAGCCCGCGCTGGGCTTCGACGCGAGGAACCACCGCCTCCGCAGCGTTTACGACGCCTTGAGACGACCGACAGAACAGTGGCTGGGCGAGAACGGCGGCACGGAAAAGCTTGTCGGCAGGACCGTTTACGGTGAAAATTCGCCGAATCCCGATGCCGGTAATTTGCGCGGCATGATGTGGAAAGCCTACGACCAGAGCGGGCTTGTGGAAAACGTCGCCTACGACTTCAAGGGCAACTTGTTACAAAGTTCGCGACAGTTTACCAAGGCGTATAATCAGACTATAGACTGGAACGTCGCCGACCCGGACGCCTTGCTGGAAGCGGAGACGTTCACGACGGTCACTGCCTACGACGCGCTGAACCGCGCCACGAGCATCAGGACCCCGCATAACGCAGGTGTCCCCGCGAGCGAGATTTTGCCTGCGTACAACGAGGCCTCGCTGCTCGAGAGCGTTGACGTCAAATTGCGCGGCTCGGGCACCGCCACGAACTTTGTCCAGAACATCGACTACGACGCGAAGGGGCAGCGCGAGCGGATACAATACGGCAACGGCTCCACGACCGGCTACACCTACGACGGGAAGACGTTCCGACTGAAACGTTTACTGACCACGCGCAACAACGGCGCCGACATTTTACAGGACCTGAACTATACATATGACGCCGCCGGCAACGTCGCGCAGATCGACGACAATGCGCAGCAGACGATATTCTTCAACGGCAGTGTTGTCAGTCCGAACCAGAAATTTGAATACGATGCTTTGTACAGGCTAATCAAGGCGACCGGCCGCGAGCATGTCTCTGTGAATGCCGATAGTGAGCCGGAGGCGGAAGGCTACAACACCGCACTGATAAGCCCGCAGGACGGCACCGCCATGCGGAACTACGCCCGCGAATGGGAATATGACGGAGTGGGCAACATCCTGTCCATAATCCACAACGCCAACGGCAACGCGTGGACCCGTACGAACGCCTACGCCACGGACAGCAACCGCCTGACCGGCACTACGGTCGGGCAGACTACGGCGAACTTCGCCTACAACGCCCACGGCTCCATGACATCCATGCCGCACCTCTCTGCGATGGACTGGGACTTCGCCGAGAAACTAAGCCACATTAGCCGCGGCACTACCGAGGCATATTACAACTACGACGGCAACGGGATAAGGACTCGCAAGGTCGTCGAGAAGAACGGCTCCGTAGAAATACGCCTTTACCTCGGCGGTTTCGAGATATGGCGGAAGACCGTGAACGGGACGCTCGAGACCGAGCGCGAGACCCTGCACGTCATGGACGACCAAAAGCGCATTGCAATAGTCGAAACCTTGACTGTGGAAAACGGGAACCGTGCCGCGGCCCCCGCGCCCGTGCAACGTTACCAGCTCGACAACCATCTCGGCTCGGCATCTCTCGAACTCGACGACTCCGCCAACATCATCAGCTACGAGGAATACTACCCCTATGGCGACACCAGCTACCGCGCCGGACGTAGCGCCAGCGAGGTGAGCCAAAAGCGCTACCGCTACACCGGCAAGGAGAAGGACGAAGAGTCATCGCTCTATTACTGCGAACAGCGCTACTATGCAGCACACATCTCAAGGTGGGTCTCTACCGACCCCACATGGCTTGAGGACGGCATCAACCTCTACGCCTACGTGAACGGCAACCCCGTAAGCGGCGTGGACCCGAGTGGAACCAACGAAGAAAATGTTGTTGATCAAGAACAAAAAAATGTAAATCGTGTGTCAACATCGGAAAAAAATATACAGCAAGATGACCATCATTCAATCAGTAATGAGATGATAAAAAAAATAAATGAATTTGGATGGTATACAGGGGCTGTTTGTTTCGATTTGGCTGTTGCAGCGGCAGAAGATGCTGCTTCTCAAAAGTATACGGGTGCTCATGTCGGTCGTGTAAAGGATAAAAAGGATTATGCCATTGGTGGTGTTTGGAAAGAAGCTCCAAAACAACCCAAAAATTATCGCAATCTTTCGATAAGAAAAGGTGTTGCTGAAAATATGCTGTCATATATAAAAGCTTCAATTGATAAAGGTTTGCCTGTTGTTGTCGGTGTGTCTATTGGAATAAAGGCCGAAGATGAAAATGGAAGGATGATTAATGAGGGCGTTACAGAACATTTTTTAGTTTTGACTAGTTATGACGTTAAGGATGGAAAGGTTGTTGGTTTTTCTGGAATTGATAATAGTGATCATAAACCACCAACAGTGAATTTTACAGTTAATGAGAAAACTGGTGCAATTGAAAAAGCAAAACCAAAAAAAATTACTGCGGATAATCGACGCTATGTGGATAGTTATAAATATACTGTGACTCAAGTGCGTTTATGGAAAGGAGTTGAGGGGCTTAAGCCTATGTCTTCTAAAGGAGTATGGTAA